The following DNA comes from Procambarus clarkii isolate CNS0578487 chromosome 23, FALCON_Pclarkii_2.0, whole genome shotgun sequence.
taccttgcggttaccttgcggttaccatgcggttaccttgcggtttcCTTGTGgtaatttcggggctcaacgtccccgcggcccggtccccaaccaggcctcctggtatgGCCTGGTCGGTAAGTAAGGGGTATTAAATAAGGATAAAGAGGAGGAACCAACTGATAACAACGGGAGTAAAGGCTGGGGAAACTAAAGCAATAAGGAGCAACTCATAGCTATGGGGGGGAGGGGTTCATAGCCTCTctcttgggagagagagagtggctgagtggactgcacgctgtacacgtaaacctgtggtccggggttcgattccaggcgccggcgagaaacaatgggcagactttctttcaccctgatgcctctgttacctagcagtaaatagataccttggagttagacagctgctacgggatacttccttgggatgtgtgtgtgtgtgtgtgggcaaaaatatatgtagtagacataactaGAAGAAAAATTGGTAAGAAAGGCGGGGTGGAAGATTGTCGATGTGGCCGGGTGTAGGGTGCTGCACCTTGCCCTGGGGCGGGGCACCAGAGTCAACAGCTGGTGTGTTCCCTGCCGCCCTTGTTGAGAGCAGCAACAACCTCCTACGATATTTTTAGCACGCAAGTATATCACGGGACTTGCAACGGATGTAGCGAGGCTACACATGCAcgcaggcagggggggggagtgagagagagagagagagagagagagagagagagagagagagagagagagagagagagagagagagagagagagagagagagagagagagagccagagagagagagagagagagagacagagagagagagagccagagagagagccagagagagagagagagagagagagccagagagagagagccagagagagagccagagagagagagagacagagagagagagagagagacagagagagagagagccagagagagagccagagagagagagagagagagagagccagagagagagagccagagagagagccagagagagccagagacagagagagagagagagagagagacagagagccagagagagagacagagagagaacacAAAAGTGGGAGAACATTAACCTAGAGACTAAGAGGGTAGCGGCACCTAAGAGATCACCCAGGAGTGCCCCCCCCCCAGGGGGCAGGATACACCGCCCAACACAAGGGTCGGGACTGTTGGTCCTCGGGGCAGGATCCTGGCCGACCCAAGGCACCCTTTCATTACAAGAGAGGGGGGCTACCTCGTCACCCCACTTGACCTGGGCCCCCCCTAACACCCCCCATCAACCCCCCACTCCGCGGCGTACGGCGTCAAGTGAGCTTTTCCTCCGCCCGACACAATAAACAAACAAAGGGGTAAGAATTGGATCTGATTCATGTTCTCACTTCATTAAATATTCTCTTTTATTTAGCTCTTAAGAGCTTACCTTTcctgtgattattattattattattattattattattattattattattattaaaaaaatcagtaggagccatgcagAGGATTCGAAACTATGTCGCGGGGTGCTTCCAAGCACACGccttggcccaccacaccacatggGTCAAAATCATTGCactcggggagccggtcggccgaacggacagcacgctcgacttatgatcctgtggtcctgggttcaatcccgggcgccagcgagaaacaatgggcagagtttctttcacactatgcccctgttacctagcagtaaaataggtacctgggtgttagtctgctgtcacgggctgcttcctgggggtggaggcctggtcgaggaccgggccgcggggacactaaaaagccccgaaatcatctcaagataacttcaagataacttcAGGGATTCAACACGAATCCCCCAGGAGTCCCGAGGCTTGGAGTGAAGCCTAGTGAGGGTTGTCGCGCCCCTGTGACAACCCTGTGGGTGTGACCGCAGGTCCACCGTAGACCAGTATTATAATTACTGAACCCTCCACTAATTCCTACTCAGAAGACATCTGAGGGGCACAACTGAGCCCAGATaagttgactgactgactgggacAGTTCCTGGtagcgctctctcgctctctctctctctccccccctctctctctctctctttacaaaACGTTATATATCTCGCATATTTTTCCAATTACGAATCAGTCCTATATGTGTGGTCCTGGGATAAGACATGTTTCAAATTCCACAACTTTTGATACGTGAAGATTCAATAATATTGCTTTCGAAAATAGTGTCAGTCAGCAATTTGTGGAGGATTAATCAAATAAATTTGATGGTTCAAATCTCTTAATTGAATACATCCGAATCCTGACCAGTCATTGTACTGGTCAGACCAGTCATTGTACTGGTCAGACCAGTCATTGTACTGGTCAGACCAGTCATTGTACTGGTCAGACCAGTCATTGTACTGGTCAGACCAGTCATTGTACTGGTCTGACCAGTCATTGTACTGGTCAGACCAGTCATTGTACTGGTCAGACCAGTCATTGTACTGGTCATACCAGTCATTGTACTGGTCAGACCAGTCATTGTACTGGTCAGACCAGTCATTGTACTGGTCAGACCAGTCATTGTACTGGTCAGACCAGTCATTGTACTGGTCAGACCAGTCATTGTACTGGTCAGACCAGTCATTGCACTGGTCAGACCAGTCATTGCACTGGTCAGACCAGTCATTGTACTGGTCAGACCAGTCATTGTACTGGTCAGACCAGTCATTGTACTGGTCAGACCAGTCATTGTACTGGTCAGACCAGTCATTGTACTGGTCAGACCAGTCATTGTACTGGTCAGACCAGTCATTGTACTGGTCAGACCAGTCATTGTACTGGTCAGACCAGTCATTGCCATAAACAACTAGACCTAACTTCCCCTTTGTCAttgataggtaagtactgataggtaagcatatttactgctatgtgaacagaggcatgaggctaaaggaaacatgcccaaccggTGCTATTCTGCGTATGAATTGAATCCGTTTCCCCTCGGTTGAAagtcgaggacgtagaccactatGCTACGTCGCCATGGTCAGCAATATTTGTGTGGGACTGTATCCAGACGAAAGGGATTTCGAATCGTTTATTGTGGGTTAGTAAAATGATTATTAATGATTTCTTAAACTTTGTGAAAGTTGACAGTGACAGGTGTTAAGGTCCGGCCTTCACTGCTCCCAACACACACCTATAACAGTGTAATGTTAGCAGTGAACgccgtgtgtgtctctctctaaaGTCTACCCAACGGTTTTCGTAAAGATCCAGGAATTTCTCGTCCACCCTCTGTCCGGGATCACAGCATTAGGATTAAGGAGCAATTAACCGCTTTTATGAAGTGACGCTGTTGGAGTTAACAGGTTTATCAGGTGACAAGACATCGATCTACCCGTTGGACGAGGCTGACACGTGACCAAAGATCTACCAGTGTGGTCAGGTAGACAATTACCTGACTTGAGGTTGTaacgggaagagagagagacatgacCCAGGAGCTGACAGTATAGACGAGAGCATGTGGAggtgttcagagagagagagagagagagagagagagagagagagagagagagagagagagagagagagagagagagagagagagaaagagagagaaaaagagagagagaggagggagggggtccTTGCACCCTAGCGGACACTGCTATGGGGTCGTAGTCGAAAAGACCCGAATTCGATTCtcagtcgaggcagaaacaaatgatgcctctgttcccctggcagaaaataggtacctgggagttagacagctgctatgggctgcttcctggggatgtatgtgtgtgcgtgagtgagaAATACGTAGTAAATATGATAGAagaaaaataggtcgggagtcagtatattagacaaccgacggttagaaaggcgggggccAAGAGCTAGCAACTCgatcctgtaggcacaaataATGAATACACTCACATATTGGGTTGGGCAAACTGTACATCCTTCGATCGTTTTAAAATATTTGATGCTGTTCGACACATGAGACTCCTGCTCGAACTAGTGAAGCAGGCTGGTGAACCCGGAGGAGCCGGGTTCACCTAAAGTGGTCGAGGAAATGCCTCTCAGTTGAGCAGCAAAGGGTTACAGGGAGAAGAGAGGCATCACAATGGAGGAAGGTGTTGCGTGGAGTACCTCACACGGCTCACTGATAAGGCCCGTCCCccttcaagtatatatatatcaaggaCCTGACAGTAAACTGAATCCTTTGTATCAACATTTGCATCATTATTAAAATATTGAGAAGAATTACAATAgaaggcgtctgtgatgccatgtTAAAGAATCTTGGCACGATTCTTGAAGGCCACCTCCTCTTGAGTGGTGAAAAATATCTACCAGATTTGAACACAGTCAATACAAAGTTATGAGGATATAAACAGGTTATGAACAAAAACCTACACAGTTTTAACACAGTCAATACAAAGTTATGAGGATATAAACAGGTGATGAACAAAAACCTACACAGTTTTAACACAGTCAATACAAAGTTATGAGGATATAAACAGGTTATGAACAAAGACCTACACAGCAGTGCTGCATGAAGTGGAGACAAATTTCCGCATCGGAAAATGAGACACACTTGGTAGTAAACATCGCCCTAATCTATTGCCACAGAAATACATTTGCAGAATAACATCACAGACATGTACCAGACAAGGCCAACGTCTGTGGAGCCTCCAGgaatttcgataaaaatatccttTCGAGTCTTATATACAACCACTGTGAGACCACGTtttgagtatgcagccccatcatggaacTCTTACTGAATGGATGGACCACGAAACAAaattagaaaaggttcaaagatataCTGTAAGGTTCTGTCGTAAACTGAAGGGACTGAGCTCTGAGGAAAAGTTCAAGGAAGTGGACCTTACCAGAGTGGAAGACAGCAGGAGTAAGGACATCATAACGACGTACAAGTGTCTCAGAGGAACTTGTAAAGTACACAACAAGTAGTGATCATAACTATTGACAGCAGAACGAAAAGACATATGGTTAAAGTCCACACAAGGCAAGGCATTGACCAGGTGAAAGCTTCAAGGCGGTATGattacatagcacttggaagcgatgagcggacaagcagctgggatatgaggacaagcagctgggatatgaggacaaggagctgggatatgaggacaaggagctgggatatgaggacaagcagctgggatatgaggacaaggagctgggatatgaggacaaggagccgggatatgaggacaaggagctgggatataggaACGTAGTAAAGGAActgttcccaaccacttggatggaacAGCTACCATTCAAGAATCGGAGAGATCATTCCATTCTACAACAACGGTGCCGTGAAGGCGGGACCAGGAGCTGGTGTTCGACCCAGGACGCTCACGTAGGAGAGTGCAGCCAGTGGCGTGCGGGCACCCCTCCACCAGGCTCTCAACGCCCTCACCACCAGGATCTAAATTCTTAACGATTTTCACGCATTATTTTCTCCCGAATGCGAGatacattaaacaaaaaataaaacacTGTTGCCAACGTAACTTTACACAGAGAACACAGGATAtaatccagggaccataggattaaggacctgccagaaacgctacgcgtacgagTGACtggacaagaatgtaacaactcttgtatatataaattaaaaaaataaagagcCGTAATTTCTTAACACAAAAGTTGACCTTACGAGGCAGATTAAGCCGCACcttctctcatcagcctctggtgAACATGTTAGAGAAGATCCTTACCAACATGCACAATCTTCTCTTCACAAGCTAGAATATGTGAGGCGATTGTTAATTGCCTCGACCTTCTTTCTCTCTGCCCTTAGCTCTCTCTCCCCAGACATTCTCCACTTGACTGTTGCACAGTGAGTCGCCATTACCACTACGTCCGCGTTCCCGCCCCTCCGAGGGCAGGGGCCTCCTGGACCCTGGCACAGGCTGCCCACGCCACGAGGTACACTACCCATGGCACGCTCTCTGCCCCTCCATCACCCCAAATGACAACAAGATGGGCATCAAAAGGATTTCAAAATGGTAATGATATATTACATGGCACCTCCGAGCGTGATCACATTGCCtacaacgatatatatatatatatatttgtttaggtAACTGGaggtggagaggcgggaccaggagCTGAGTCTGTGGagactcctgctcctcctccgagGGTAATTATGTACAGGACGCGTCGCGCCGTCGTGAGGTGGCGGCCAAGTGACCACTTGGAGGCCAGGTGTTCtccggccaggtgtgtgtgtgtgtgtgtgtgtgtgtgtgtgtgtgtgtgtgtgtgtgtgtgtgtgtgtgtgtgtgtgtgtgtgtgtgtgtgtgtgtgtgtgtgtagtccatCCAATTAAAACGCACAGGTTTATATGAGGTCACTTGCAATATTGGAGGAACTCTCCTGCTGCATACGAATTGCCCCCCGTGTTGCTGTCTGCTCCCCGTGTTACTGTCTGCTCCCCGTGTTGCTGTCTGCTCCCCGTATTGCTGTCTGCTCCCCGTGTTGTTGTCTGCTTGTTtccatacgcagtgtggggggtgggggaggtcagctgcagtgtagggggtgtgggagtgtggcggggaaggaggaggaggagaaagggcaTGAATGGGGCCAGGACTCAGCGGTTACCATCCATTGACTCATCAAAACAGTTTAAACCCTGCATTCAGCAACGTGTCTTCCTCTGGCTCTTGACCAAGAGTTCCACGCGACTACCTTCACATCAATGGTGAGGTCTGACGAACGTGGAGTATGACCACAGCTCCAGCACATCCTCTTATTTCCATACTGTGTCACATTCCAGCAAAATCATAATATTATTACATTGTTACGTATTATGGTGTGGTTACAATATGTGATTACTGGCGCGGTTGTTTAGGCTGAGACTGTTGCTCCGGGCCAGGGAGGTACCGTCATGAGCGGTGAGGCTCCGGGCCAGGGGGGTAGTCATGAGCGGTGAGGCTCCGGGCCAGGGGGGTAGTCATGAGCGGTGAGGCTCCGGGCCAGGGAGGTACCGTCATGAGCGGTGAGGCTCCGGGCCAGGGAGGTACCGTCATGAGCGGTGAGGCTCCGGGCCAGGGAGGTACCGTCATGAGCGGTGAGGCTCCGGGCCAGGGGGGTAGTCATGAGCGGTGAGGCTCCGGGCCAGGGGGGTAGTCATGAGCGGTGAGGCTCCGGGCCAGGGAGGTACCGTCATGAGCGGTGAGGCTCCGGGCCAGGGGGGTAGTCATGAGCGGTGAGGCTCCGGGCCAGGGGGGTAGTCATGAGCGGTGAGGCTCCGGGCCAGGGAGGTACCGTCATGAGCGGTGAGGCTCCGGGCCAGGGAGGTACCGTCATGAGCGGTGAGGCTCCGGGCCAGGGGGGTAGTCATGAGCGGTGAGGCTCCGGGCCAGGGAGGTACCGTCATGAGCGGTGAGGCTCCGGGCCAGGGAGGTAGTCATGAGCGGTGAGGCTCCGGGCCAGGGGGGTAGTCATGAGCGGTGAGGCTCCGGGCCAGGGAGGTACCGTCATGAGCGGTGAGGCTCCGGGCCAGGGGGGTAGTCATTAGCGGTGAGGCTCCGGGCCAGGGGGGTAGTCATGAGCGGTGAGGCTCCGGGCCAGGGAGGTATTCATGAGCGGTGAGGCTCCGGGCCAGGGGGGTACCGTCATGAGCGGTGAGGCTCCGGGCCAGGGGGGTACCGTCATGAGCGGTGAGGCTCCGGGCCAGGGGGGTACCGTCATGAGCGGTGAGGCTCCGGGCCAGGGAGGTAGTCATGAGCGGTGAGGCTCCGGGCCAGGGAGGTAGTCATGAGCGGTGAGGCTCCGGGCCAGGGAGGTAGTCATGAGCAGTGAGGCTCCGGGCCAGGGAGGTAGTCATGAGCAGTGAGGCTCCGGGCCAGGGAGGTAGTCATGAGCGGTGAGGCTCCGGGCCAGGGAGGTAGTCATGAGCGGTGAGGCTCCGGGCCAGGGAGGTAGTCATGAGCGGTGAGGCTCCGGGCCAGGGGGGTAGTCATGAGCGGTGAGGCTCCGGGCCAGGGAGGTACCGTCATGAGCGGTGAGGCTCCGGGCCAGGGGGGTAGTCATTAGCGGTGAGGCTCCGGGCCAGGGGGGTAGTCATGAGCGGTGAGGCTCCGGGCCAGGGAGGTATTCATGAGCGGTGAGGCTCCGGGCCAGGGGGGTACCGTCATGAGCGGTGAGGCTCCGGGCCAGGGGGGTACCGTCATGAGCGGTGAGGCTCCGGGCCAGGGGGGTACCGTCATGAGCGGTGAGGCTCCGGGCCAGGGAGGTAGTCATGAGCGGTGAGGCTCCGGGCCAGGGAGGTAGTCATGAGCGGTGAGGCTCCGGGCCAGGGAGGTAGTCATGAGCAGTGAGGCTCCGGGCCAGGGAGGTAGTCATGAGCAGTGAGGCTCCGGGCCAGGGAGGTAGTCATGAGCGGTGAGGCTCCGGGCCAGGGAGGTAGTCATGAGCGGTGAGGCTCCGGGCCAGGGAGGTAGTCATGAGCGGTGAGGCTCCGGGCCAGGGAGGTAGTCATGAGCAGTGAGGCTCCGGGCCAGGGAGGTAGTCATGAGCGGTGAGGCTCCGGGCCAGGGAGGTAGTCATGAGCGGTGAGGCTCCGGGCCAGGGAGGTAGTCATGAGCGGTGAGGCTCCGGGCCAGGGAGGTAGTCATGAGCGGTGAGGCTCCGGGCCAGGGAGGTAGTCATGAGCGGTGAGGCTCCGGGCCAGGGAGGTAGTCATGAGCGGTGAGGCTCCGGGCCAGGGAGGTAGTCATGAGCGGTGAGGCTCCGGGCCAGGGAGGTAGTCATGAGCGGTGAGGCTCCGGGCCAGGGAGGTAGTCATTAGCGGTGAGGCTGCGGGCCAGGGAGGTAGTCATGAGCGGTGAGGCTCCGGGCCAGGGAGGTAGTCATGAGCGGTGAGGCTCCGGGCCAGGAGGTAGTCATGAGCGGTGAGGCTCCGGGCCAGGGAGGTAGTCATGAGCGGTGAGGCTCCGGGCCAGGGAGGTAGTCATGAGCAGTGAGGCTCCGGGCCAGGGAGGTAGTCATGAGCGGTGAGGCTCCGGGCCAGGGAGGTGCCGTCATGACAGCTGACCAGTGAAGGAGCAGCGGTGATGGAGGCAGGAAGCACAGAGCCCAAGGCAGCGCGGGTGGAGTGGGAAAGGTAATGATCATCCAGGTGTGAAGGCAGGTATGTAGTGCACATATGTCCAGGTGTGAAGGCAGGTATGTAGTGCACATATGGCCagggagtgagagtgaaggtATCACATGAAGATGAAGGCTTAAACACCATGAACTATGGACAACATACAGACAAATCAGAGTTCTACACATGACAAATGctagaatatataaaaaaaagtttccttATGGCAAAATAAGGAAATAATATTGCATGATTCCAGAGAATATGTGTACCACGCTGAAGGGTGACAGCTCCCTCATACTTGTGcagataaaagtaattattatatatattacttctTCATATACAAACATGTTTAGTACTAATATGTTGGGAGCAAATCCAACGCGCTTGATCTTTTCTTTCCAGTGTGGTGATGCCTATATCCCTCGGTGTTGCCTTGAAGCTCAAGCCCCTAACTTCAGGGACCAGTCGTACAATAAATTTCTGGACTTTCTATGCTTTACTGTGTAGTTTTTAGGTGGGGATTGCACACTGGAGCTACATTTTCTAGCAGAGGTTTAACACATGTAGTGCATAACATTGTTATGATATGCAATACGTGAGAGCTTCTTTGTTCAAGTTCCCGAAGGCTACACAGATGTTCATCGGCTCTGCATGCTACCCGTGCTAAATAGCCTGTCCTTCTCTGCCctatcaattctcctgagaattttctaCGTGGTaatcatgtgtgtgtactcaccaagttgtaccacAAAGTTAATCTTCAGCGCTTGTCATGTGCCTCTTCAGCTGTCAGGCGTTTAATGCAGTAACAACAGATCTATTAGAAGCCCGTCATATTTACCGCTGAAAATGGTGTTCTGCCCGCATTGTCTAGCTATACCCGCTTCCTGCCACTCTCACGCTACGGCAGCGGGTCCTCATCCCTGAGGGCCCCTGTGTCAGGTCGCACCACGTCCTCATCCCTGAGGGCCCCTGTGTCAGGTCGCACCACGTCCTCTCAACACTCTGCTAGTCAAAGAAAATATTTAAACATTTCCACTATATCATTCCGAAGAGTATCTTCTCTctatcatatgtgtgtgtgtctctctctctctctctctgtctctctctctctctgtctctctctctctctctctctctctctctctctctctctctctctctctctctctctctctctctctctctctctctctctctctctctctctctctctctctctctctctctctctctctctctctctctctctctctctctctctgtctgtctgtctgtctgtctgtctgtctgtctctctctctctctctctctctctctctctctctctctctctgtctgtctgtctgtctgtctgtctgtctgtctctctctctctctctctctctctctctctctctctctctctccctctctctctctctctctctctctctctctctctctgtctgtctgtctgtctgtctgtctctctctctctctctctctctctctctctctctctctctctctctctctctctctctctctctctctctctctctctctctctctctctctctctctctgtctctctgtctgtctgtctgtctctctctctctctctctctctctctctctctctctctctctctctctctctctctctctctctctctctctctctctctctctctctctctctctctctctctctctctctctctctctctctctctctctctctctctctctctctctctctctctctctctatctctctctctctgtctctctctctctctctctctctctctctctctctctctctctctctctctctctctctctctctctctctctctctctctctctccctctctccctctctctctctctctctctctctctctctctctctctctctctctctcctctctctctctctctctctctctctctctctctctctctctctctctctctctgtctgtctgtctgtctgtctgtctctctctctctctctctctctctctctctctctctctctctctctctctctctctctctctctgtctgtctgtctgtctctctctctctctctctctctctctctctctctctctctctctctctctctctctctctctctctctctccctctctctctctctctctctctctctatctctctctctctctctccctctctctctctctctctctctctctctctctctctctctctctctctctctctctctctctctctctctctctctctctctctcactctctctctctccctctctctctctctctctctctctctctctctctctctctctctctctctctctctctctctctctctctctctcctctctctctctctctctctctccctctcctctctctctctctctctctctctctctctctgacccggTGTCAAGATGTGGTCCGGTGTATGAGAGCATGGTTGGTACGTTTACCAGCATGTGTGTGCATGTTTGCCAACATGAGCGCATGTATGATTAGAGAGGTGTTGCACACAGCTGTAACACGCCACTGTCGCTCCCTGCTCCCTGGTACTTCCCAAACTGCTCTTTATCAAACAACCTCAATCATATGATCTGCCTTCATCTGCACTGTGGCCTGCGCGTGCGAGCAAGCTGCGCGCTCTCATGCACGCTACATCATGCATTCCGGCCGCCCACACCGCACCCTGCCCGCCCACACCACGTCTCGcccgcccacaccacaccacgcccgcCCACACCACACCCCGCCCTCTTACACCACACCCCGccctcccacaccacaccccgcccacccacaccacaccccgccctcccacaccacaccccgcccacccacaccacaccccgcccgcccgcaccacaccctgccctcttACACCACACCCCGCTCTCCCACACCGcac
Coding sequences within:
- the LOC138367767 gene encoding bifunctional endo-1,4-beta-xylanase XylA-like: MTKGKLGLVVYGNDWSDQYNDWSDQYNDWSDQYNDWSDQYNDWSDQYNDWSDQYNDWSDQYNDWSDQYNDWSDQCNDWSDQCNDWSDQYNDWSDQYNDWSDQYNDWSDQYNDWSDQYNDWSDQYNDWYDQYNDWSDQYNDWSDQYNDWSDQYNDWSDQYNDWSDQYNDWSDQYNDWSDQYNDWSDQYNDCVCVCHTPPQQQQQQQQQQQQQQQQQQQQQQQQHSSNSSSNSICCCC